One Chloroflexaceae bacterium DNA window includes the following coding sequences:
- a CDS encoding MaoC/PaaZ C-terminal domain-containing protein: protein MLSSNTYRIGDELPGFETEPLTLDWFSRYAVASGDYNPLHTDPAVGQAAGHGGVIAHGMLVMGLLGRVAAHLGGPGTFQEFRARFQAPTRPGDRLRCGGRITAIYEREGRTFVEAELWAVGQDGSARASGVVVAALLS from the coding sequence ATGCTATCTTCCAACACCTACCGCATTGGCGACGAGTTGCCCGGCTTCGAGACCGAACCGCTGACGCTGGATTGGTTCAGCCGCTACGCTGTGGCTTCCGGCGATTACAATCCACTCCACACCGACCCTGCGGTTGGGCAGGCGGCAGGCCACGGCGGGGTCATCGCCCATGGCATGCTGGTTATGGGCTTGCTTGGTCGCGTCGCAGCCCACCTGGGCGGCCCGGGGACATTCCAGGAGTTTCGCGCCCGCTTTCAGGCCCCGACCCGTCCGGGTGACCGGCTCCGCTGCGGCGGGCGCATCACGGCAATCTACGAGCGCGAGGGGCGCACCTTCGTCGAAGCGGAACTCTGGGCAGTCGGTCAGGACGGGAGCGCCCGCGCCAGCGGCGTGGTTGTCGCGGCGCTGCTGTCCTGA
- a CDS encoding ABC transporter ATP-binding protein yields MTQQGRDRPVVLEARAITKRFPGVVANDNVSLRLHQGEILALLGENGAGKSTLMNILYGLYHQDEGEIFVKGEPLRVSSPHESIERGIGMVHQHFQLVPVMTVAENVILGNEVTRGVGWLDLRRASEQIHAISRRYGLEVDPDALIADLDVGAQQRVEIIKALYRNADILILDEPTAVLTPQEADDLMQMMRTLAGQGKSIIFITHKLREVLAVADRIMVLRAGRVVGETTPAEATEASLAAMMVGRSVMLQVERGETHPGAVVLEVTNLHVRDDRQLLAVRGVNLQVRAGEILGIAGVQGNGQTELVQALTGLRAPESGSIRIAGHDVTGAAPRQISELGVAHIPEDRQRDGLVTSYPLTDNAVLELYYLAPFARGLVRDDAAVRDHAERLVHEFDVRTPAVTVPASSLSGGNQQKLIVAREFTRDLRLLIAAQPTRGIDVGSIEFIHNQIVKKRDEGVAVLLVSAELDEILSLSDRIAVIYHGAIVATVNNGDLSREQLGLLMAGASLEETPAMGPSLARS; encoded by the coding sequence GTGACCCAGCAAGGCCGCGATCGCCCGGTGGTGCTCGAAGCCCGCGCGATCACCAAGCGTTTTCCCGGCGTTGTCGCTAACGATAATGTGTCGCTCCGGCTCCATCAGGGCGAGATCCTGGCTCTGCTCGGCGAAAACGGCGCCGGCAAGTCTACCCTGATGAACATCCTCTACGGCCTCTACCATCAGGACGAGGGCGAGATCTTCGTCAAGGGCGAACCGCTGCGGGTTTCCAGTCCCCACGAGTCTATCGAGCGGGGCATCGGCATGGTCCACCAGCATTTTCAGCTCGTGCCGGTGATGACCGTCGCCGAGAACGTGATCCTGGGCAACGAGGTCACCCGCGGCGTCGGCTGGCTCGACCTCCGGCGCGCCAGCGAACAGATCCACGCCATATCGCGCCGGTATGGCCTGGAGGTTGACCCCGACGCGCTCATTGCCGACCTCGATGTAGGCGCCCAGCAACGGGTGGAGATCATCAAGGCCCTTTACCGCAACGCCGATATCCTCATCCTCGACGAGCCGACCGCCGTGCTCACCCCCCAGGAAGCCGATGATCTGATGCAGATGATGCGCACACTGGCTGGCCAGGGCAAATCCATCATCTTTATTACTCACAAGCTCCGCGAGGTGCTGGCCGTCGCCGACCGGATCATGGTTCTGCGCGCCGGGCGCGTGGTCGGCGAAACCACCCCCGCCGAGGCAACCGAAGCCAGTCTGGCCGCGATGATGGTGGGCCGCAGCGTGATGCTCCAGGTTGAACGGGGCGAGACGCACCCCGGCGCGGTGGTGCTGGAGGTGACAAACCTCCATGTCCGCGATGATCGCCAGCTCCTGGCGGTGCGCGGGGTGAACCTGCAGGTGCGCGCCGGAGAGATCCTCGGCATCGCCGGCGTGCAGGGCAACGGGCAGACGGAGCTGGTCCAGGCCCTTACTGGTCTGCGCGCGCCGGAGAGCGGGAGCATACGCATCGCCGGCCACGACGTTACCGGCGCCGCACCCCGCCAGATCAGCGAACTTGGGGTCGCCCATATCCCCGAGGATCGCCAGCGCGACGGGCTGGTGACCAGCTACCCGCTGACCGATAACGCGGTGCTCGAACTATACTACCTTGCTCCTTTCGCCCGCGGCCTCGTGCGTGATGACGCGGCCGTGCGCGACCATGCCGAGCGCCTGGTGCACGAGTTCGACGTGCGCACGCCAGCGGTGACGGTGCCAGCCAGTTCGCTCTCCGGCGGCAACCAGCAGAAACTGATCGTCGCCCGCGAGTTTACTCGCGATCTGCGGCTGCTGATCGCCGCTCAGCCCACGCGCGGCATTGACGTTGGCTCAATTGAATTCATCCACAACCAGATCGTCAAGAAACGCGACGAGGGCGTCGCCGTGCTCCTGGTCTCCGCCGAACTGGACGAGATCCTTTCCCTTTCTGATCGGATTGCCGTAATCTACCACGGCGCCATCGTGGCGACGGTAAACAACGGCGACCTCAGCCGCGAGCAACTGGGGTTGCTGATGGCCGGCGCGAGCCTGGAGGAAACACCGGCAATGGGACCTTCGCTGGCCCGTTCGTAA
- a CDS encoding flavin reductase family protein — protein sequence MIDETLFRQVMSRFASGVTVVTTAHEAHLAGLTVSSFASLSLQPTLVLICIDRRAGSHDVIAAAGQFAVNILSEGQEYLSRRFASDEATKFTEGTFYLSERGLPLLYGALAHIECALHSALPGGDHTIYVGEVVAARCFEGRPLLYYRSGYHTLT from the coding sequence ATGATTGATGAGACGCTCTTTCGCCAGGTGATGAGCCGCTTCGCCTCGGGCGTCACCGTGGTCACCACCGCCCACGAAGCGCACCTGGCCGGCCTGACGGTCAGTTCGTTCGCCTCGTTGTCGCTACAACCCACGCTGGTGCTGATCTGCATTGACCGGCGCGCCGGCAGCCACGATGTGATCGCCGCCGCCGGACAGTTCGCCGTCAACATCCTCAGTGAGGGCCAGGAATACCTTTCGCGACGCTTCGCCAGCGATGAGGCAACCAAGTTCACCGAGGGCACGTTTTACCTCTCGGAGCGTGGTCTGCCGCTGCTCTACGGCGCCCTGGCGCACATCGAATGCGCCCTCCACAGCGCCCTGCCCGGCGGCGACCACACGATCTACGTCGGCGAGGTCGTGGCGGCCCGCTGCTTCGAGGGCCGCCCGCTGCTCTACTATCGCTCGGGCTACCATACGTTGACGTGA
- a CDS encoding MaoC family dehydratase N-terminal domain-containing protein, with amino-acid sequence MIDPAHLGRSFGPYTVTVEREQIRRFAESLGLPERVYYDESAARAAGLPDLPAPPTLATCYGLWANPPLLAELEALGAPLLRLLHGEQGYVYHVPVFAGDTLTGAPVIAALARKEGRRGPFQVLTLETRWRNQWDELAIIDTLVVVVLGA; translated from the coding sequence ATGATTGATCCGGCTCACCTTGGCCGCTCCTTTGGCCCCTACACGGTGACGGTGGAGCGTGAGCAGATCCGCCGCTTTGCCGAAAGCCTTGGCCTCCCCGAACGAGTCTACTACGACGAGTCGGCCGCACGGGCCGCAGGTCTGCCCGATCTGCCCGCGCCACCCACGCTGGCAACCTGTTACGGGTTGTGGGCCAACCCGCCCCTGCTCGCTGAACTGGAGGCCCTGGGGGCGCCGCTCCTGCGCCTGTTGCACGGGGAGCAGGGCTACGTGTACCACGTTCCTGTGTTTGCCGGCGACACGCTGACCGGCGCGCCGGTTATCGCCGCGCTGGCGCGCAAGGAGGGCCGGCGCGGCCCCTTCCAGGTGCTCACCCTGGAGACGCGCTGGCGTAATCAATGGGACGAGCTGGCTATCATCGATACGCTGGTCGTAGTAGTGCTGGGCGCATAA
- a CDS encoding phosphodiester glycosidase family protein, whose amino-acid sequence MAREPGQSVRRRLSPGFVLWLLAALISACGATGGSASSPTGASMPTLMPTPTGIAAPTAVVTAAPADTGWLFAAPGVETRRLRASVAGRETTISAVRLDPQQVRFRVGYAPEAPLPLASWAEHAGARVAINGGFFDADGRSVALLVHDGQLEGSSYVGQGGMFAVSPGGAVWLQSLAESPFDPDVALAQALQGWPMLIKPGLGASYHAEDYDRARRSALGLDHGGRVVLIVASAPVFTLSEFSAWLAASDLELESAVNLDGGASSGLIVRSDSAPERIEPFVPLPIVLLALPA is encoded by the coding sequence GTGGCACGCGAACCGGGTCAGAGCGTCCGGCGGCGCCTGTCGCCCGGCTTCGTGCTCTGGCTCCTGGCCGCGCTCATCAGCGCCTGCGGGGCCACTGGCGGGTCGGCCTCAAGTCCTACCGGCGCTTCCATGCCCACCCTGATGCCGACCCCCACTGGCATAGCTGCGCCAACCGCCGTGGTCACGGCCGCGCCTGCCGATACGGGCTGGCTGTTCGCCGCCCCTGGCGTCGAAACTCGCCGCCTGCGCGCCTCCGTTGCCGGACGCGAAACGACTATCAGCGCCGTCCGGCTCGACCCGCAGCAGGTGCGCTTTCGCGTCGGGTACGCTCCAGAGGCCCCTCTGCCGCTGGCAAGCTGGGCCGAACACGCTGGCGCGCGGGTCGCGATTAACGGCGGCTTCTTCGATGCCGATGGGCGCAGTGTGGCTCTGCTGGTCCACGATGGTCAACTCGAAGGGAGCAGCTACGTCGGGCAGGGGGGCATGTTCGCCGTTTCGCCGGGGGGAGCGGTCTGGTTGCAAAGCCTTGCCGAAAGCCCCTTTGACCCCGACGTGGCGCTGGCTCAGGCGCTCCAGGGCTGGCCGATGCTCATCAAACCGGGCCTCGGCGCCAGTTACCATGCCGAGGATTACGACCGGGCGCGCCGTAGCGCCCTGGGCCTCGACCACGGCGGACGGGTGGTGCTCATTGTGGCCTCTGCACCGGTGTTCACGCTGAGCGAGTTTTCGGCCTGGCTGGCCGCCTCTGATCTGGAACTCGAGTCGGCGGTCAATCTCGATGGCGGGGCCTCCAGCGGCCTGATCGTGCGCAGCGATAGCGCTCCAGAACGTATCGAACCGTTCGTGCCCCTGCCGATCGTGCTCCTCGCGCTGCCAGCCTAG
- a CDS encoding AMP-binding protein, with protein MTIPVIDLSVPPDFNWAYDVVDRWAEDPRKLAMRWIGPAGEERAITFAELRERTNRLAGGLERLGLARGDRVLLVLPRVVEWWESVLGLMKMGAVVMPGTSLLTAKDIAYRINAAEARAVITDADGAAKVDAIRAECPSLELLVIVGEPRPGWRTFTETLASGAADRSRLPTPGDDPCMIYFTSGTAGNPKMVLHTHASYPIGHRITGAYWLALTPDDLHWNLSDTGWAKAAWSSLFGPWNMGAALFVHDGRGKYNPRETLELLQRYPVTTFCAAPTIYRLLVQEDLRAYSFPHLRSCTSAGEPLNPEVIAVWRKATGITVRDGYGQTESVLLCGNPPGQDLRPGSMGKPLPGLTLAVIDHEGNPLPPRQEGDLAVKVKPERPVGLFKEYWRTPGATAACHRGDWYITGDRAYVDEDGYFWFVGRADDVIISAGYRIGPFEVESALIEHPAVAEAAVVAKPDMARGAIVKAYVVLSSTASPSEALAHELQEFVKRNTAPYKYPREIEFVRELPKTVSGKIRRAELRARAKQEATRQ; from the coding sequence ATGACCATTCCCGTGATCGACCTCTCCGTGCCGCCCGATTTCAACTGGGCCTACGACGTCGTGGATCGCTGGGCCGAAGATCCGCGCAAGCTGGCGATGCGCTGGATCGGGCCGGCAGGCGAGGAACGGGCGATCACCTTCGCTGAGTTGCGCGAACGCACCAACCGGCTCGCCGGGGGATTGGAGCGCCTGGGATTGGCGCGGGGCGACCGGGTGTTGCTGGTGCTGCCGCGGGTGGTGGAGTGGTGGGAGAGTGTGCTGGGGCTTATGAAGATGGGCGCGGTGGTCATGCCTGGCACGAGCCTGCTAACCGCCAAAGATATTGCCTATCGCATCAACGCCGCCGAGGCCCGCGCCGTCATCACCGATGCCGATGGCGCGGCCAAAGTTGACGCCATTCGCGCCGAGTGCCCCAGCCTGGAACTGCTGGTCATCGTCGGCGAGCCGCGCCCGGGCTGGCGCACCTTCACCGAAACGCTTGCCAGCGGCGCGGCGGACCGTTCGCGCCTGCCCACTCCTGGCGATGACCCGTGCATGATCTACTTTACTTCGGGAACGGCGGGCAACCCCAAGATGGTGCTGCATACCCACGCCAGTTACCCCATCGGCCATCGCATCACTGGAGCCTACTGGCTGGCCCTCACTCCCGACGATCTGCACTGGAACCTCTCGGATACCGGCTGGGCCAAGGCGGCCTGGTCGAGCCTGTTTGGGCCGTGGAACATGGGCGCGGCTCTGTTCGTCCATGATGGTCGGGGCAAGTATAACCCTCGCGAAACGCTGGAACTGCTCCAGCGTTACCCGGTGACCACCTTCTGTGCCGCGCCTACCATCTACCGCCTGCTGGTTCAGGAGGATCTGCGGGCCTATAGCTTTCCGCATCTGCGCTCCTGCACCAGCGCTGGCGAGCCGCTCAACCCCGAGGTCATTGCCGTCTGGCGCAAGGCGACGGGGATCACCGTGCGCGATGGCTATGGGCAGACCGAATCGGTGCTACTCTGCGGCAACCCGCCTGGTCAGGACCTGCGGCCCGGTTCGATGGGCAAGCCGCTGCCCGGTCTTACCCTGGCAGTGATTGACCATGAGGGCAACCCTCTGCCGCCGCGGCAAGAGGGCGATCTGGCCGTGAAGGTGAAGCCCGAGCGCCCGGTAGGGCTGTTTAAGGAGTACTGGCGCACACCGGGCGCGACCGCGGCCTGCCATCGGGGTGACTGGTACATCACCGGCGACCGGGCCTATGTGGACGAGGATGGCTACTTCTGGTTCGTGGGGCGCGCCGACGATGTGATTATCAGCGCGGGATACCGCATTGGCCCCTTCGAGGTTGAGAGCGCCCTGATCGAACATCCTGCCGTGGCTGAAGCCGCTGTGGTGGCCAAGCCTGACATGGCGCGGGGGGCGATCGTCAAGGCCTACGTGGTTCTCAGTTCCACGGCCAGCCCGTCCGAGGCCCTGGCCCACGAACTGCAGGAATTCGTGAAGCGGAACACCGCGCCCTACAAGTATCCCCGCGAGATTGAGTTCGTCCGCGAATTGCCCAAGACCGTCAGCGGCAAGATCCGCCGCGCGGAGTTGCGGGCCCGCGCGAAACAGGAGGCGACCAGGCAATGA
- a CDS encoding YbjN domain-containing protein produces MSNDPSREPPAQDTRGLRRLRGERALATLSRLLADDGWRPRPGGPGCFAMTYRSSGAVFEVWAEIIVASEQLVVKAAAPLTVPLDRRAAAAEYVLRATWGLYVGSLDLDVDSGKVCARCGLDFEGEPLSPRLIRNALSVAVRIMETYLPGLKRVIDGAAPAEAIRAVEGT; encoded by the coding sequence ATGAGCAACGATCCTTCTCGCGAACCGCCCGCTCAGGATACCAGAGGGCTGCGCCGCCTGCGCGGCGAGCGCGCGCTGGCCACCCTCTCGCGTCTGCTGGCCGACGATGGCTGGCGCCCTCGCCCTGGCGGCCCTGGATGTTTTGCCATGACCTATCGCTCCAGCGGTGCGGTCTTCGAAGTGTGGGCGGAGATTATCGTTGCCTCCGAGCAACTGGTGGTGAAAGCGGCAGCCCCGCTGACCGTGCCTCTTGATCGTCGGGCCGCCGCCGCTGAGTATGTGCTCCGGGCTACCTGGGGCCTCTACGTTGGCAGCCTGGATCTGGATGTGGACAGCGGCAAGGTATGCGCCCGCTGCGGCCTGGACTTCGAGGGCGAGCCGCTCAGCCCCCGCCTCATCCGCAACGCGCTCAGCGTCGCTGTGCGGATTATGGAAACGTACCTGCCCGGGCTGAAACGGGTTATAGACGGCGCCGCGCCAGCGGAGGCCATCCGTGCTGTGGAAGGGACCTGA
- a CDS encoding acyl-CoA thioesterase — MHNHQEQSDYRPRKIAAEERMADLILPGQTNGYGTMFGGDVMAMMDKAAGIAAMRFCRQPVVTASSERIDFRTPIGQGEIIEAYSRVIYVGRTSLVVRVHVFAEHPLKGERRICTTGYFSMVAISVDGNPVQPVPELILPDDVARAEHALGAEIHASIVARKNNRGTGLPPVAPGSGHLND; from the coding sequence ATGCACAACCACCAGGAACAGAGCGATTACCGTCCACGAAAGATCGCCGCCGAGGAGCGCATGGCCGACCTCATCCTGCCTGGCCAGACTAATGGCTACGGCACCATGTTCGGCGGCGACGTTATGGCGATGATGGACAAGGCCGCAGGTATCGCTGCAATGCGCTTCTGCCGCCAGCCTGTCGTCACCGCCTCGAGCGAGCGGATCGATTTTCGCACTCCTATCGGCCAGGGTGAGATTATCGAGGCGTATTCCCGCGTCATCTATGTGGGTCGGACCTCGCTGGTCGTGCGGGTGCATGTCTTTGCCGAGCATCCACTTAAGGGCGAACGACGCATTTGCACCACCGGCTACTTTAGCATGGTCGCCATTAGCGTTGATGGCAACCCGGTCCAGCCGGTACCTGAACTGATCCTGCCCGACGACGTGGCGCGCGCCGAACATGCCCTCGGCGCCGAGATCCACGCCAGCATTGTCGCCAGAAAGAACAATCGCGGGACGGGCCTGCCTCCCGTCGCGCCTGGATCGGGCCATCTTAATGATTGA
- a CDS encoding ABC transporter permease — translation MDQAVEGRAPTPGPAGFREYYSRYAPYLVPVFAVFTALVVGALMIGLTGGDWLAAYIGLWEGSFGSPTAIANTVVRATPFIIAGLAVAVAFKAGLFNIGAEGQLYAGAVCVVLAGTLLQLPPVIHIPVGIMAGAIGGAAWASIAGFLKARTGAHEVINTIMLNYIAIRLTDWLIKSKNPYLLGDPADPSSARTMYIAETMRLPGFRVSDTIILHLGILIAIGLVFLVAWLLNRTTIGFELRTVGSNPNAARYAGISVPKTIILAMAFAGALAGIGGAGEVMGVRYALSTDFFSGLGFDAIAVALLARANPIGIVFSGLLWGGLLTGARLMQVRAGLSIDVIKIVQALIIMFVAADQIVRFIYRIPRRPPGEETMISKGWGGG, via the coding sequence ATGGATCAGGCAGTAGAAGGACGCGCCCCCACGCCCGGTCCGGCGGGGTTCCGCGAGTACTACTCCCGCTATGCGCCCTACCTGGTGCCGGTCTTCGCGGTCTTTACCGCCCTGGTGGTTGGCGCGCTGATGATCGGCCTGACGGGCGGCGACTGGCTGGCGGCCTACATCGGCCTCTGGGAAGGGTCGTTCGGCTCCCCGACAGCGATTGCCAATACGGTGGTGCGGGCAACGCCCTTTATTATCGCCGGTCTGGCAGTGGCGGTGGCCTTCAAGGCGGGGCTGTTCAACATCGGGGCCGAAGGACAGCTCTATGCCGGGGCGGTCTGCGTGGTGCTGGCAGGCACGTTGCTCCAGCTCCCGCCAGTGATCCACATCCCGGTGGGGATCATGGCCGGGGCGATCGGCGGCGCCGCCTGGGCCTCGATCGCCGGGTTCCTCAAGGCCCGCACCGGGGCCCACGAGGTGATCAACACGATCATGCTCAACTATATCGCCATTCGCCTCACAGACTGGCTGATCAAGAGCAAGAATCCCTATCTCCTCGGCGACCCCGCCGATCCTAGCTCCGCCCGCACCATGTACATCGCGGAGACGATGCGCCTGCCCGGTTTTCGCGTATCCGACACGATCATTCTGCACCTGGGAATCCTGATCGCCATTGGTCTGGTCTTCCTGGTGGCATGGCTCCTCAATCGCACCACCATTGGCTTTGAACTCCGCACCGTGGGCAGCAACCCCAACGCCGCGCGCTACGCCGGCATAAGCGTACCAAAGACGATCATTCTGGCGATGGCCTTTGCCGGCGCGCTGGCCGGCATTGGCGGCGCTGGCGAGGTCATGGGCGTGCGTTATGCCTTGAGCACCGATTTCTTCTCCGGGCTGGGGTTCGACGCTATCGCGGTGGCGCTCCTCGCCCGCGCCAACCCGATCGGGATCGTTTTCTCCGGGCTGCTCTGGGGTGGCTTGCTGACCGGGGCGCGGCTCATGCAGGTGCGCGCCGGGCTGTCCATTGACGTGATCAAGATCGTTCAGGCTTTAATCATCATGTTCGTCGCCGCCGACCAGATCGTGCGCTTCATCTACCGCATCCCCCGGCGCCCGCCCGGCGAGGAGACGATGATCTCGAAGGGCTGGGGCGGAGGATAG